One genomic window of Candidatus Binataceae bacterium includes the following:
- a CDS encoding DUF2232 domain-containing protein — MRLNAALSLIRAAVLAATLFLMGSLVPLLGTSVMVCAPAPLLIASLGQTSATSRLIASLLLSVAMVGLVGGVWQGLGFVLSLGLAAVLMFALLRWQVALERIVLAVTALLVLAAGAALLLWAGSPQVLLASVRATLGSATAHADQFYQKLGLDMSDSRQINARVIALT, encoded by the coding sequence GTGCGGCTCAACGCGGCCCTAAGCCTGATACGCGCGGCGGTCTTGGCGGCCACGCTGTTCCTTATGGGCAGCTTGGTACCGCTGTTGGGCACCAGCGTGATGGTCTGTGCGCCGGCTCCTTTGCTGATTGCCTCGCTGGGGCAAACCAGCGCGACCTCGCGGCTGATCGCGAGCTTGCTCCTGAGCGTGGCGATGGTGGGGCTGGTGGGTGGAGTCTGGCAGGGGCTGGGATTCGTTTTGAGTCTGGGCTTGGCCGCTGTGCTGATGTTTGCTCTTCTGCGCTGGCAGGTCGCGCTTGAGCGCATCGTGCTGGCGGTCACGGCGCTCCTGGTGTTGGCCGCGGGGGCAGCGCTGCTGCTGTGGGCGGGTTCGCCGCAGGTTTTGCTGGCTTCGGTGCGCGCGACTTTGGGGAGTGCCACCGCGCATGCCGATCAGTTTTATCAGAAGCTCGGCCTGGACATGAGCGACAGCCGTCAGATCAATGCTCGGGTGATCGCGCTGACG
- the rpsR gene encoding 30S ribosomal protein S18, whose protein sequence is MEGRPGERTGGRRRPGGRRKVCRFCADKTLKVDYKDVRTLQTFITEGGKVVPSRVTGNCAKHQRALTVAIKRARILALLPFSTLGV, encoded by the coding sequence ATGGAGGGGCGGCCGGGCGAACGTACGGGCGGGCGCCGACGCCCTGGCGGCCGGCGCAAGGTATGCCGGTTTTGTGCCGACAAGACCCTCAAGGTGGACTATAAGGACGTACGAACCTTGCAAACCTTCATCACCGAGGGGGGAAAAGTTGTGCCTAGCCGGGTCACCGGTAATTGCGCTAAGCATCAAAGAGCCCTGACGGTGGCGATCAAGCGCGCGCGCATCCTGGCTTTGCTGCCATTTTCCACGTTGGGCGTCTGA